In one window of Ovis aries strain OAR_USU_Benz2616 breed Rambouillet chromosome 3, ARS-UI_Ramb_v3.0, whole genome shotgun sequence DNA:
- the LOC101110050 gene encoding LOW QUALITY PROTEIN: polycystin family receptor for egg jelly (The sequence of the model RefSeq protein was modified relative to this genomic sequence to represent the inferred CDS: inserted 2 bases in 2 codons; deleted 1 base in 1 codon): MTCKLDPVRINRNDDKPVRLTRDMGDTFNATVILFCPVQEYYLRMWYIYPVPYVGAVPDWTKPMQKPPVKVDRSATVLTILPYSFTWGVYLFNFSVVVRTRDPRVPGQKDSDSIYVVIFRRPLNAVISGPSNITINFTDGVTLNGNKSSDPEETDPLEKERLKFLWYCTTNPKDYDGQKITVISKEVCLPEQVDLKWTWASGPILTLSPETLQGGRVYFFRLVIQKTGRSAFADATLRVLQGEPVASISCIENCDQVLVLSERFSLSLDCTGCTAGRDVYQWSILTSSGQEVPFDWTGQTSTGQHGAYVSIKAFAFWSFKEDKFWISLNAATWSGVTLVLRYPFIIHHVPITIDCKIVPEKGISFITQFVVICTHFKHKNIVLTYKIIVPEVHGFGEISSVKENNFGSILYLGKNSTSPPSFLPVGVLDSHYALNIIAQAYNTSLGAFSQVNLYATVRPPSDVKSSTTVLEELSNFTTGPNSSLSALLQQQDFLNASYLIYVVASVMNSMKTDTSLQADKIKLREHLFNQTLILPINTLVNISQVVMTITKLTEKTSEISAFSQKLATVRTWQASQALQDSHQRDKSISSEQIESVCTGILTTLSNILKLLVHYEVFEEPFHVVESLADTVLAVKVPENETTALRTSNFKMHVKKTEKWNVTKFFSTQKHCQNCFXPTLNVNSVASLPANAPISTMFCEFADDPFPWLNHXENILTQVVGFRMTGVEVTGDVIEMPPDAVEVYLIRKNLSFGTFNLTVGPSSEPYAADESLAKTTGAFSFVVDSAEGRDVLIHILTDVSVLFTVSVYAGREITPKSFMTSYLVPHKIPPIANESDLFDPECPVKEARVVCLPAALVQVIAQRTSSSECTIAVVLQAPRFVLNPNNKLVRISVFSTECLDMLGIQSDWREDTCVVGEKTTWQRVHCMCKNPRRAKRQLDIIKQANLRLRTHYLTANVIVVPNPVDLRVEAVKNVTQNPVTLFTVLLIMLLYLILAFWALHRDETDQYLREHVIVLLDNDPDDNVCYLVTVFTGSRCGSGTRANVFIQLHGTEGSSDVHCLSHPQFTTLYRGSICTFLLATQKDLGDIHSLRVWHNNEGRSPEWYLSRIKVENLFTRHIWLFMCREWLSIDTSLDRTFQVTPPDKPLKKMDFFLIDFSYKLGRSHLWFSVFSGVISTPFNRLQRLSCCLAMLLSTLLCNIMFFSLEKEIEAEPQEQKYLRPMVIGLESAFITLPVQLVIKSLFIYSQRRPRVTLSEVTPRKHPLQRPASEHWEERLGNWHAYETAKASSQEPVSKRHRAKPKASVNVTSKRQPPAKQAESQGSPIKSKVSRTQSKVSRAQSKVSRAQSKVSRVQSKVSRAQSKVTQAQSKFSHIQGRNINTNSRNIEDNTNVSDEHPPQPGSRALKEKTRIVLPQWCVCVAWLLVFLTCAVSSFFIIFYGLTYGFEKSTAWLFASFCAFTQSVFLVQPSKVILVSGYRTRRAKYCKNLSWIGNSRFTEIKLHNIRKDPEEMDRRHRYVMELRNSRMYQPLTQDEITIFKRKKRIKRRAFLFLSYILTHFIFLALLLSLVAVLRPTDSFYYNQFIRDQFSVDLAGVARLEDIYQWLNRVLLPLLHNDPNPTFFPDSSSKILGLPLMRQLRAQPGEITCLPAKKFVAGSLKGEIRCHPEYGIDPEDTKNYSGSWNRVSKRDTDQTAGGFTYRPPEKRWAYSSYGLLHTYGSGGYAFYFFPAEQQFNSTLRLSKLQKGHWLDEKTWSVIVELTTFNADISLLCSVSVIFEVSQLGVVNTSLHAHSFSLAHFNRKYSADSAENYLYLAIFIFFLAYTVDEVYVITQERTAYVQSVYNLLNFALKCIFTLWIVLFFRKHFLAISVVRAYLSNPEDFIPFHAVAQVDYTMRVILGFLVFLTILKTLRYSRVFYDVRLAQRAIQIALPGICHMALVVSVYFFVFMAFGYLVFGQHEWNYSDMIHATQTIFSYCVSAFKNTEFFNNRVLGVLFLSSFLLVMICILINLFQAVILSAYEEMKQPVYEEPSEEAEAMTYLCHRLRSAFCCLCFKPRAEDEPRFFINMVYGQPEKKSRRYLGLKTRNINGKKMVYLVV; the protein is encoded by the exons ATGACCTGTAAATTGGACCCCGTGCGGATAAATAGGAACGACGATAAACCGGTGCGACTGACCAGGGACATGGGAGACACCTTCAATGCAACAGTCATCCTCTTCTGTCCAGTCCAAGAGTACTATCTGCGGATGTGGTATATCTATCCTGTGCCTTATGTAGGGGCCGTGCCTGACTGGACTAAACCTATGCAAAAGCCACCGGTCAAGGTAGATAGAAGTGCAACAGTGTTGACTATACTCCCATATTCTTTCACTTGGGGGGTGTATCTGTTTAATTTCTCGGTAGTTGTCAGAACGCGGGATCCCCGGGTTCCAGGGCAGAAGGACTCAGACAGCATCTATGTCGTCATTTTTAGACGTCCCCTGAATGCTGTTATTTCAGGGCCTTCCAACATCACAATCAATTTCACAGATGGGGTGACTCTCAATGGAAATAAGTCTTCTGATCCAGAGGAAACAGACCCTCTAGAGAAAGAGAGGCTTAAGTTTCTCTGGTACTGTACCACGAACCCAAAAGACTATGATGGACAGAAAATAACAGTGATAAGCAAGGAAGTGTGTCTCCCGGAGCAGGTTGACCTCAAGTGGACATGGGCCTCTGGTCCTATTCTCACCCTTTCTCCAGAAACACTTCAAGGTGGCCGTGTATATTTTTTCAGACTGGTGATCCAGAAGACCGGCAGGTCAGCATTTGCTGATGCAACGCTGCGCGTGCTTCAAGGAGAGCCGGTAGCAAGCATCTCATGTATTGAAAATTGTGACCAGGTTCTGGTTTTATCAGAGAGATTCTCGTTGTCTCTGGATTGCACAGGTTGTACAGCAGGCCGAGATGTCTATCAGTGGTCCATTCTGACGTCTTCAGGTCAGGAGGTGCCATTTGACTGGACGGGGCAAACTTCAACAGGACAGCATGGTGCTTATGTGTCTATAAAAGCTTTTGCTTTCTGGAGTTTCAAGGAAGATAAGTTTTGGATTTCTCTAAATGCAGCAACTTGGAGTGGAGTCACATTGGTCTTAAGGTATCCTTTCATTATTCACCATGTCCCTATAACCATAGACTGCAAAATTGTTCCAGAAAAAGGAATTTCCTTCATTACTCAGTTTGTTGTCATTTGTACTCATTTCAAGCATAAGAACATTGttcttacatataaaataatagttCCTGAGGTGCATGGTTTTGGTGAAATCAGTTCTGTGAAAGAGAATAACTTTGGATCCATCCTGTATTTGGGGAAGAATTCCACATCgcccccttcctttctccctgttGGTGTGTTGGACAGTCATTATGCCTTGAACATAATTGCCCAGGCATATAATACCTCTCTGGGAGCTTTTTCCCAGGTGAACTTGTATGCCACTGTGCGGCCTCCCAGTGACGTAAAGTCATCAACAACTGTGCTGGAGGAGTTATCCAACTTCACCACGGGACCAAATTCCTCCCTGTCCGCTTTGCTTCAACAGCAGGATTTTCTAAATGCAAGTTATTTAATATACGTAGTAGCTTCTgtcatgaacagcatgaaaactGACACAAGTCTTCAAGCTGACAAAATTAAACTCCGAGAACACCTTTTCAATCAGACACTCATTCTTCCTATAAACACTTTGGTGAATATTAGCCAGGTGGTCATGACTATTACTAAATTAACAGAAAAAACCTCTGAGATCAGCGCATTCTCTCAGAAACTGGCCACAGTGAGGACTTGGCAAGCAAGCCAAGCCCTCCAAGATAGTCATCAGAGAGATAAGAGCATTTCTTCTGAGCAAATAGAAAGTGTGTGCACTGGAATATTAACAACCTTGTCTAACATCCTGAAACTGCTGGTTCATTATGAAGTGTTCGAGGAGCCTTTCCACGTGGTTGAATCTCTAGCAGACACGGTACTGGCTGTGAAGGTGCCAGAGAATGAGACCACTGCCTTGAGGACCTCcaacttt aaaatgcatgtcAAGAAAACCGAAAAGTGGAATGTTACCAAGTTCTTCAGCACCCAGAAGCACTGTCAGAATTGTT ATCCCACCCTAAATGTGAACAGCGTTGCtagtctgcctgccaacgctCCCATCTCCACGATGTTCTGTGAATTTGCGGATGACCCTTTCCCTTGGCTAAATC GGGAAAACATTTTGACCCAGGTGGTTGGATTCCGAATGACAGGAGTCGAGGTCACGGGTGACGTGATTGAGATGCCACCTGATGCAGTGGAAGTGTACCTCATCAGGAAAAATCTGAGCTTTGGAACTTTCAATCTCACGGTGGGACCCAGCTCAGAGCCTTATGCAGCGGATGAGTCATTGGCAAAGACGACAGGGGCGTTCAGCTTTGTTGTGGACAGTGCAGAAGGGAGGGACGTGTTGATCCACATCCTGACAGACGTGTCCGTCTTGTTCACGGTGTCTGTGTATGCGGGCCGTGAGATCACACCCAAGTCTTTTATGACCAGCTACCTGGTGCCCCATAAAATCCCTCCAATTGCCAATGAGAGTGACCTGTTTGACCCGGAGTGTCCGGTGAAGGAGGCCCGAGTGGTCTGCCTCCCGGCGGCCCTGGTGCAGGTCATAGCTCAGCGAACCAGTTCCTCTGAGTGCACCATCGCTGTGGTTCTACAGGCACCTCGTTTCGTCCTAAACCCCAATAACAAGTTGGTGAGAATTTCTGTTTTCAGCACTGAATGTTTGGACATGCTTGGGATCCAGAGCGACTGGAGAGAAGACACCTGCGTTGTGGGAGAGAAGACCACTTGGCAAAGAGTGCACTGTATGTGCAAGAACCCACGGCGGGCCAAACGGCAGCTGGATATAATCAAACAGGCCAACCTCCGCCTGCGTACCCACTATTTGACCGCCAACGTGATCGTGGTCCCTAACCCTGTGGATTTACGAGTGGAGGCCGTCAAGAACGTCACCCAAAACCCTGTGACTCTCTTCACGGTACTTCTCATTATGTTGTTGTACTTGATCCTTGCGTTCTGGGCCTTGCACAGAGATGAAACGGACCAGTATCTTAGGGAGCATGTGATAGTTCTCCTTGACAACGACCCGGATGATAATGTGTGTTACCTAGTCACTGTTTTTACAGGAAGCCGCTGTGGTTCTGGCACCAGGGCCAATGTCTTTATCCAGCTGCATGGAACCGAAGGTAGCAGCGATGTGCACTGTTTAAGCCATCCACAATTTACAACTCTCTACCGAGGAAGCATCTGCACTTTCCTCCTAGCGACGCAAAAGGACTTGGGCGACATCCATTCCCTCCGCGTGTGGCACAACAATGAGGGCAGGTCCCCTGAATGGTATTTAAGTAGAATCAAAGTGGAGAATCTGTTCACCAGACACATCTGGCTCTTCATGTGCCGAGAATGGCTTTCTATTGACACATCTCTGGATCGAACCTTTCAAGTTACCCCCCCAGATAAGCCTCTCAAGAAAATGGACTTTTTCCTCATAGATTTTAGTTACAAGCTGGGGAGAAGCCACTTGTGGTTCTCTGTTTTTTCTGGTGTCATTTCTACACCGTTCAACAGGCTCCAGAGGCTGTCCTGTTGCTTAGCCATGTTGCTGTCCACGCTTCTGTGTAATATTATGTTCTTTAGTCTAGAGAAGGAGATCGAAGCAGAGCCACAAGAGCAGAAGTACCTCAGGCCGATGGTGATCGGATTGGAAAGTGCCTTTATTACCCTCCCTGTGCAACTAGTGATCAAATCTTTGTTCATCTATTCCCAGAGGAGACCTCGGGTGACTCTAAGTGAGGTCACTCCTCGGAAACATCCTTTGCAACGGCCAGCAAGTGAGCACTGGGAAGAACGATTGGGAAACTGGCATGCCTATGAAACTGCCAAGGCAAGCTCCCAGGAGCCTGTGTCTAAGAGACATCGTGCAAAGCCCAAGGCTTCTGTCAACGTCACCTCTAAAAGACAGCCCCCGGCCAAGCAAGCAGAAAGCCAGGGGTCTCCCATCAAAAGCAAGGTCTCCCGAACCCAAAGCAAGGTCTCCAGAGCCCAAAGCAAGGTCTCCAGAGCCCAAAGCAAGGTCTCCAGAGTCCAAAGCAAGGTCTCCAGAGCCCAAAGCAAGGTCACTCAAGCACAAAGCAAATTCTCCCACATCCaaggaagaaatataaacacCAATAGCCGAAATATTGAAGACAATACAAATGTTTCTGATGAGCATCCTCCCCAGCCAGGTTCGAGAGCCCTTAAAGAGAAGACCAGAATAGTCCTGCCCCAATGGTGTGTTTGTGTCGCCTGGCTCTTGGTTTTCCTTACCTGTGCAGTATCCTCCTTCTTCATCATATTTTATGGACTGACTTATGGCTTCGAAAAGTCAACAGCATGGCTGTTTGCATCGTTCTGTGCGTTCACACAGTCAGTCTTCCTAGTGCAGCCATCAAAAGTCATACTCGTGTCCGGCTACAGAACACGGAGGGCCAAGTACTGCAAAAACCTTTCGTGGATCGGCAATAGCCGCTTCACTGAGATCAAGCTGCACAACATTCGGAaggacccagaagaaatggacagacgCCACCGGTATGTTATGGAGCTCCGAAACTCGAGAATGTACCAGCCTCTCACTCAAGACGAAATCACGATattcaaaagaaagaagaggatcaAGAGAAGAGCTTTCCTGTTCCTGAGTTACATCCTCACTCACTTCATCTTTCTGGCTCTCTTGCTGAGCCTAGTCGCCGTCCTGCGCCCCACTGACAGCTTTTACTATAATCAGTTTATTCGGGACCAGTTCTCTGTGGATCTGGCAGGCGTGGCCAGGCTGGAAGACATCTATCAGTGGCTGAACAGGGTGCTGTTGCCTCTGCTCCACAATGACCCAAATCCCACATTTTTCCCTGACAGCTCCTCTAAAATCCTTGGCCTGCCTCTGATGAGGCAGCTGAGGGCACAACCTGGAGAGATAACATGTCTGCCGGCCAAGAAATTTGTGGCGGGCAGCCTCAAAGGAGAGATTCGCTGTCACCCCGAATATGGCATTGACCCAGAAGACACAAAAAACTACTCTGGGTCATGGAATAGAGTTAGTAAGCGGGACACTGACCAGACGGCCGGAGGGTTTACTTACAGGCCTCCAGAGAAGAGGTGGGCGTACTCTTCCTATGGGCTGCTGCACACCTATGGCTCAGGAGGATACgccttctatttttttccagcaGAGCAGCAGTTTAATTCCACACTGAGGCTCAGCAAGCTCCAGAAAGGCCACTGGCTGGATGAGAAGACCTGGTCTGTGATAGTGGAACTGACCACCTTCAATGCAGACATCAGTCTCCTCTGCAGCGTCTCGGTCATCTTCGAGGTCTCTCAGTTAGGTGTTGTGAACACGAGCCTGCATGCGCACTCCTTCTCGCTCGCTCATTTCAACAGAAAATACTCAGCCGACTCAGCAGAAAACTACCTGTACTTGgccatcttcattttcttccttgccTACACTGTTGACGAGGTTTATGTAATCACACAAGAAAGGACTGCCTACGTGCAAAGTGTATATAATTTGCTCAACTTTGCTCTAAAATGCATCTTTACCTTGTGGATCGTGCTCTTTTTCAGGAAGCACTTCTTGGCCATCAGTGTAGTTCGGGCTTACCTGTCAAATCCCGAGGATTTCATTCCCTTTCACGCAGTGGCTCAAGTGGATTACACCATGAGGGTGATTCtgggtttcctggtgtttctgACGATCCTGAAGACGCTCCGGTATTCCAGGGTCTTTTACGATGTGCGTCTGGCTCAGAGGGCCATCCAGATTGCCCTTCCTGGCATCTGCCACATGGCATTGGTGGTGTCCGTGTATTTCTTTGTCTTCATGGCATTCGGGTACTTGGTGTTCGGGCAGCATGAGTGGAACTACAGTGACATGATCCACGCCACCCAGACCATATTTTCCTACTGTGTCTCAGCTTTTAAGAACACGGAATTTTTCAATAACCGGGTTCTCGGGGTCCTCTTCCTCTCATCTTTTTTGCTGGTGATGATATGCATATTGATCAACTTATTTCAGGCAGTGATTCTGTCTGCCTACGAGGAAATGAAGCAGCCCGTGTATGAGGAGCCCTCAGAAGAGGCGGAAGCCATGACTTATCTGTGTCACCGGCTGAGATCTGCTTTTTGCTGCCTGTGCTTCAAACCCAGGGCGGAAGACGAGCCCAGGTTCTTCATCAATATGGTGTACGGGCAGCCAGAGAAGAAGAGCCGCCGCTACCTGGGGCTGAAGACCAGAAACATCAATGGGAAGAAAATGGTTTACCTCGTCGTGTGA